The sequence ATTCCTCCACCGTCAGCGGGATGGCGTGCTGGTTGGCGATCCACGGAGCCTTGTCGACAGTACGACCATTCCAGTCGGCATGGTCCTGGCTGTTGAGGGGAACGAGTTCGTTATACAGAACGGGCAAATTGGGCTTCGGCGCGCTGGCCATCGTATTCTCCGATCAAACTGGATTGCGTCATCCGGCAATGGAACCGTCGGGGTCCGTTGCGGATTCCGTGAAGTTCGGGCGCGGCCTTAAAGTGTCTCGCCACTGGTTTCAAGCGGGACCAGCTTGCCCGGGTTGAGCAGTCCGGCAGGGTCCAGCGCCTGCTTCACCTGGCGCATGATGGCAAGCTGCGCGGGATCGCCCAGCCGGCCCAGTTCATCGCGCTTCAGCTGTCCGATCCCGTGCTCTGCGCTGATCGATCCGTTCCAGGCCGTCACCTCGTCATGCACGAAGGCGCTGATGGCCTTGCCGTCATTCTCTTCCCACTCGCCCGGCGTCGCTTCGCTGGGGGCGAGCACGTGAAAATGCACATTGCCGTCGCCAAGGTGCCCGAAGGCGACGGCACGAGTGCCCGGGAAGGCCGCCTCAACCTTGGGCACGGCAGCGGCGACGAATTCCGCCATGTCCTGCACGGGCACGGAGATATCGTGCTGCATGGCCGGGCCGATAGCGCGTTCGGCGGGGGCGATCTCGTCGCGCAGGGCCCAGAATTCCTCCGCCTGCGTTTCGTTGGCGGCGATGGTGGCATCGGCGACCAGTCCGGCCTCGAAGGCGCTTTCCAGCAGCTTCTGGGCGAGGGCGGGCAGCCCGTCGGCGTTGCCGGCATCGGCGGTCAGCTCGATGAGCGCGTTCCACTCGTGCCCGTCCTGCAATGGCGCCCGCGCTCGCGGGCTGTGCGCCAGCACCGCCTCCAGCGAATGCCGCGGCATCACCTCGAAGCCCTCCAGCGCATCGCCGGCGACCTTCTCTGCATGTAGCAGCAGCTTGCGGGCGTCGCGGATGTCGCCAAGTCCGGCCCACAGCACGGCCCGGTCCGCCAGCGCAGGCAGGAGGCGCAGCGTGGCGGCCGTCACGATGCCCAGCGTGCCTTCGGAGCCGATCAGCAGCTGCTTCAGGTCGAACCCGCGATTGTCCTTCTTCAGCGGGCGGAGCGAATCGAACACGGTGCCGTCGGCCATCACCGCTTCCAGCCCCAGCACCTGCGCGCGCATGGAGCCGTGGCGCAGCACCTGTGTGCCCCCGGCATTGGTGGAGATCAGCCCGCCGACCGTGGCCGAACCCTTGCCGCCCAGCGTCAGGGGGAACCGCAGGTCCTTTGCCTCCACGGTGTCGTGCAGCGTTTGCAGGATAACGCCCGCCTCGCAGGTGATCTGGCGGGCATCGACATCGAAGCTGCGCACCGCGTCCATCCGTCGCAGCGAGAGCACGATGGCCTTGCCGGTCTCGTCGGGCGTTGCCCCGCCGGACATGCCGCTGTTGCCGCCTTGCGGGACGATCGGCACGCCGAATTCGCCGCACAGCTTAACCAGCGCGGAGACTTCCTGCGTGCTGGCCGGCGAGGCGAGGCCCAGCGCCTTGCCGGTGAAACGTCCGCGCCAGTCGGTCAGCCATGGGGTGACAAGGTCGGTGTCGGTGGTGAAGCCGCGCTCGCCCAGCAGAGCTGCGGCGGCATCGAGGAATTTCTGCGTCGTATCCATCGCCGCGCGCAATGCCAGCACAACGGCATGGTTGCAAAGGGGGCAAAGCGGGTTAAGCCGTCATTCAATCGTCGTTGCTAGGGAGACCTGCTACATGGTGGCTCGAATTGTTCGCTTGGCCACCGCCTGAAAAGCCCCCGGCATGAAACGCTTTGTTGCCCTGTCCCTGATCCTTGCCCTGCTGGTGCCGCTGTTCGCGATGCCGCTGCCGACGCGCGTCGCGGCACAGGATGCCGGACGGCTGACCGGGCCGCAGTCCAGCCTGCCGCTGGGTTTCGACGAGACCCGTCCTTCGCCGTTCGAGCTGCTTGAGCAGGCCCGCCGCCCGGCGGAGCAGAACCAGGTGCGGATCGAAAGCCGGGTCATCGTGCGCGTTTCTCCCGCGCCGCCGCGGGCGCGTACGCAGATGCTGGCGGACCTGCCACGTCGGCCGATGCCGCGCAGTTTCGAGGAAGTGGAGCATGGCGACTGCATCGATGTGAATGACATCGTCGGTATCCAGCCCACCAATGATAACCGCCTGCTGTTCTTCACCCAGAATCGTCAGGTGCTGGCGGCAACCTTGGGCGATTCCTGCGTCGCGCGAGCCTTCTATGCGGGCTTCTATGTCGAGCGCAGCGAGGACGGGCAGCTGTGCGTCAATCGCGACCTGTTGCAGTCGCGCGCGGGGGCTTCTTGCGAAGTGGCCCAGTTCAGCCGCCTCGTGGCTGTGGGCCAATAGGCTTCTCCTACCCGTAAATCTTGACTTTTGCGCCTTTGCCAGCATAGGGCGCGCAGCATTCCCGGCGTCGCCTTGGCGCGCTCTCCAATATTTCCGGAACCAGACGTTTTGACCACTTTCGCCGACCTCGGCCTCTCGCCTGAATTGCTCAAAGCCGTGGAAGCGGCCGGCTATACCGAGCCGACTCCGATCCAGGCGGAAGCCATTCCGGCGGTGCTGATGATGAAGGACATGATCGGCATTGCCCAGACCGGTACGGGCAAGACGGCCAGCTTCGTGCTGCCGATGATCGACGTGCTCGCCAGCGGCCGCCGCCGTGCGCTGATGCCGCGTTCGCTGATCCTCGAGCCGACCCGTGAACTGGCTGCCCAGGTGGCGGAGAACTTCGAGAAGTACGGCAAGAACCACGACCTCAAGATGGCGCTGCTGATTGGCGGCGTGCAGATGGGCGACCAGGTCAAGGCGCTGAACGAGGGCGTCGACGTGCTGATCGCCACGCCGGGTCGCCTGATGGACCTGTTCGAGCGCGGCAAGATCATGCTTTCGGCATGCGAGCTGGTGGTAATCGACGAAGCCGACCGCATGCTCGACATGGGCTTCATCCCCGATATCGAATTTATCTGCGACAAGCTGCCCGACCAGCGCCAGACGCTGCTGTTCTCGGCCACCATGCCGCCGCCGATCGAGAAGCTGGCGAAGAAGTTCCTCGACAACCCGAAGCGGATCGAGGTGAGCCGCGCGGCCTCCACCAACGAGAACATCACCGCCTTCAAGATCCCGGTGAAGACCCGCGAGAAGCGCGAGACGCTGCGCTGGCTGCTGCGCAACGACCTGGTCGAAACCGCCATCATCTTCGCCAACCGCAAGACGACCGTGCGCGAGCTCAACCAGAGCCTGCAGCGCCACGGCTTCGCCTCGGGCGAAATTCACGGCGACATCGACCAGAACCAGCGCAACAAGGAATTGCAGCGCTTCAAGGACGGCGAGATCAACATCCTCGTCGCTTCCGACGTCGCCGCACGCGGGCTGGACATCAAGGGCGTCAGCCACGTCTTCAACTTCGATACGCCGTGGCACCCCGACGATTATGTCCACCGCATCGGCCGCACCGGTCGCGCCGGGGCCAAGGGCCGCGCCTTCACCTTCGTCGCGCCCGAAGATGCCGAAGCCATCGAGAACGTCGAGAAGCTGACCGGGGCGGAAATCCCCGTGTTCGGCAAGAAGGACGTGCGCGTCGAATTGCCCAAGGCCCAGCCGAAGCAGGACAAGCGCGACGACGACGAGGCCGATGAGCGCGAGGAAAAGCCCAAGCGCTCGCGTTCGAAGCGCAGCGAGGAGCCGCGCGAAGAGCGCAAGCCGCGCCGCGAGAAGCGCGAGGACAGGCCGCGCCGCGAAAAGCGTGACGAGCCGCGCCAGTCCCGCCGCCGTGACCAGGACGACGATCCGGTGCCGGCAGGCGAGTGGAATGGGCCCAAGCCGGACTTCCTCGGCGTCGGCTTCGACTGAAAACTGCCGGGTGCGAGGGCCCCGGCACTCCGCAAGAAAGGATTTCGCGTGCCTGGCTGGCAACGGTTCGCCGCAGGATGGGCTCAAGCCATCCGTTCAGGTGCGGACATATCCGAAATCGTTAATCCAATGGCAATTCGGCCCCGAACAGGCGGGCTCACCACTCCGTTCGCTGGCGGCTATCTTGCTGCCTATAACAATGAACACTGCGGACGGGTCGCTGGCAGGCGACAGTATTGATCTAGGCACTGCGCCTGTCGAATATCGTAGGAGTAGAATTATGCGTTTCATGTCCACCAAGCCCGCAGCGCTGGCCCTGTGCGCCGCATTGGCGATGCCCGCCACCGCCGGCCTTTCGGCGCAGGAGCTGGAGGCCACTTCCGCCAACCCGCCGATCAACGTCGTCGGCTCGCTGCCGGCTGACCTGTCGGGCCTCGAAGTCGGTCCGGAACTGGATGGCTTCATCTCGGCGCGCACCGGTCGCCAGGTGCAGGTGACCGGCACCGACGGCAGCACCCAGCAGGTGTTCATCGCCGACACGACCGACATCAAGGCGCGCGGCGGCTTCCTCGGCTTGGGTCGTACCGAACTGGGCGCCGAAGCCCTGCTCAACGGCCTGCCGGTGACGGTGAAGACCGTGCACTGGGAAGGTGGCCTCGTCGCCAGCGAGATCCGTTTCTCCAACGAAGATCTCGAAACCGCGACGATGATCCGCAGCGGCACCAACCAGCGCTTCGCCGCCAATGAAGCGATGATCGACGAGAACGCCGACAACATCGAGATCAACGCCGCCGCCACCGAGGCGCTGCGTGGCCGTGTCGCCAACATCGACCAGTACAACATCCGCGGCACCACCAATGTCTATTTCGACACCGGGCGCCATAACCTGAGCCCGGCTGCCCAGCGCGAACTGTGCGCGGCTGCCGCCGAGGCCGAACAGATGGACAACGCCCTGCTGCTGGTGGTCGGCTACACCGACGATGTCGGCGACTATGATTACAACCAGCAGCTGAGCGAGCGCCGCGCGGGTGGCGTCGTGAACTACCTGCAGCAGCAGTGCGGCTGGGCCCCGTGGCGCATGCTGACGCCGACGGGCATGGCCGAAGCCGACCCGGCTGCGGACAATACCACCGCCGCCGGCCGCGCCCAGAACCGCCGCGTGTCGGTCAACATCCTCGTCAGCAAGGCTGTCGACGGCGTGTAAGCGCTGGCAAATTGCGCCGAATTCAAGGACGCGGGGTGGGGCGATGGACCTGCCCCGCGTTTTCTTTGGAGGGTGAGGGCGGAAACGGTGGTCAGGCCAGCTTCACGAAGCTGTCGATCACCCGCTTGGTGCCGGCCTTATCGAAGTCGATTTCCAGCTTGTTGCCTTCCTGGCCGATCACTTCGCCGTAGCCGAACTTCTCGTGGAACACGCGGGCGCCCAGTTCGATGTCGGTGCGCGGCTTGGCGGCAAAGCTGGCGGCGCTGCGGCCGGGTTCCTTCAGGCGCACCTGCTTGGTCTCGTAGCCGGTCGCGAGTGCGCGCTGCCAGCCGGGGCCGCGCGCCTGTGAACGCTCGGGCCGATCGCGCGAGACGTGCGCGAAGGGGTCTTCGCTCTCGGACCAGTTGGCCTGCCACAGCGACTTGCCGCCGGTCATGCTGGTCTCCTGCTCGATATGCTCTTCGGGCAGTTCCTCGATGAAGCGGCTGGGGATGGAACTGGTCCACTGGCCGTAGATGCGGCGGTTGGCGGCATGCAGGATGGTGCAGCGACGGCGCGCGCGCGTGATCGCGACATACGCGAGGCGCCGTTCCTCCTCCAGGCTGGCGAGGCCGCCTTCATCGAGCGAACGCTGCGACGGGAACACGCCTTCCTCCCAGCCGGGCAGGAAGACGTGGTCGAATTCCAGCCCCTTGGCGGCGTGCATGGTCATGATGGTGACCTTTTCCTCGCCGTCGTTGGCGTCGTTGTCCATCACCAGGCTGACGTGTTCGAGGAAATCGCCCAGCGTCTCGTAGTCCTCCATCGCGCGGGCGAGCTCGACGAGGTTGTCCGCGCGCCCGGCGCTCTCGGCGGAGCGATCGGCCTTGAGCATGGCGTCGTAGCCCGATTCCTCCAGCACCGCGCGCAGCAGGTCGGCGGGGGTCACCGCCTCGCTCATCTCGCGCCAGTCGACAAACTGCTTCATCAACGCGGCAATGGTGTTGCGTGCGCGGGCGGGCAGCTCGTCGCTGTCGGCCAGTTCCAGCGCGGCTGCGGCGAGCGGCTGGCCGGTGCGGCGCGCGTGCTGGTGCATCTTCTCGAGTGTCTTCGAACCAAGCCCGCGCTTGGGCTGGTTGTAGATGCGCTCGAAGGCGAGGTCGTCTGCCGGCTGCTCGATCACCCGAAGGTAGGCGAGCGCGTCGCGAATTTCGGCGCGCTCGTAGAAGCGGAAACCGCCGATAATGCGGTAGTTGAGGCCGATCTGGATGAAGCGGTCCTCGAACTCGCGCGTCTGGTATTGCGCGCGCACGAGAATGGCGACCTGTTCGAGGCTAAGGCCCTCGCGCTCCAGCCGCTCGATCTCCTCGCCCACGCGGCGGGCTTCCTCGGGCGCGTCCCATACGCCGACCACGCGCACCTTCGGGCCCTCGGGCAGCTCGGTCCACAGCGTCTTGCCGAGGCGCTGCGAATTGCTTTCGATCAGCCCGCTGGCGGCGGCGAGGATCTGCGGAGTGGAGCGATAATTCTGCTCCAGCCGCACCACCTTGGCCTTCGGGAAATCCTTGTCGAAGCGCAGGATGTTGGCCACCTCCGCCCCGCGCCAGGAATAGATCGACTGGTCGTCATCCCCCACCACGCAGATGTTCTTGCGCTCCTGCGCCAGCAGCCGCAGCCACAGGTACTGCACGGCGTTGGTGTCCTGGTATTCGTCGACGAGGATGTACTTGAACCGGCTCTGGTAGGCCTTCAGCACGTCGGCGTGCTGGCGCAATATGTTGAGCATGTGCAGCAGCAGGTCGCCGAAATCGCAGGCATTCAGGCTTTTCAGACGCTCCTGGTAGATTCGGTACATTTCCTGCCCGCGGCCGTTGGCATAGCTCTCGTTATCGACGGCGGTCAGGTCGCCGGGATTGAGGCCGCGGTTCTTCCAGCTGTCGATCAGCCCGGCCAGCTGGCGCGGCGGCCAGCGCTTTTCGTCAAGGTCGTTGTCGCGGATCAGCGTCTTGAGCAGCCGCAACTGGTCATCGGTGTCGATGATAGTGAAGTTGCTTTGCAGCCCCACCAGTTCCGCATGGCGGCGCAGCATTTTGGCGCAGATCGAGTGGAAGGTGCCGAGCCACGGCATCCCCTCCAGCGCGCCGCCCGTCAGCCTGGCGACGCGTTCGCGCATCTCGCGCGCGGCCTTGTTGGTGAAGGTGACGCAGAGGATCTCGCTGGGCCAGGCCAGCCGCTCGCGCACGATGTGCGCCAGGCGATGCGTAAGGGCGGCGGTCTTGCCCGTGCCCGCACCTGCCAGCATCAGCACCGGCCCCTCGGTCGTCAGCACCGCCTCGCGCTGTGGTGCGTTGAGGTGCGACAGCCACTCGGGTGTGGTGGCGGCAGGCAGGGAATCGCTGGGAGAAGGGGCGTCGGTCACCCGTGAACAGTTAGGGAACGGCGGCCATCCGTGCAAGGAACTGCACCGGCTTTTGTCCGTTCATTGTGCAACTCGCGAAGAGGAGAGGACCAATCCGATGAAGACTCCCGCCCTTGCCGCAGCAATCGCCTTTACGGCGATGGCTACACCCGCCCTGGCTGACCATCACCAGGAAGGGGAACCGCAGGCGCAGGACGAAGAGGAGGCTCCGCTGGCGGAAGTCCTCAAGCGCGACGAGAACGGCCGCGCGACGTTGATTCGTGTCGAGGGGCAGGAATACGTGGTTTGCGGGGAGGGCCAGCAGGATGGCTGTATCAACCCGCGCGAGGCCGGCCTCGATTTCGGCGGCGTACCGATCGACTACTGGCCGGGCCGCCCGGCCAGCGAGATCGATGAGCCGCTGCCGGCCCATCGTCCGCCGCAGGACGACTAGGTTTCGGGCAGCCGCGCCAGCACCAGCTTGGCCGGGCCGGTCTTGCGCTCGGTTTCGATTTCCAGCGCCTTGAGCTGGACGTCGTCCTTGGCGCCGACCTCCAGCGCGACCCAGGTCGCCGGGCCGATCCAGCCCAGCCGGTTGAGCCGGTCGATGGCCACGGCACCGGCATTTGTGCCGTAGGGCGGATCAAGCATGATCAGGTCGAGCGGGGCCTTGGCCGGGCCAACCGACATGACCGACGTAACTTGCACGTCGCAGCGCTGCTGCGCGCGAAGCGAGGCGATGTTCTGCCGCAAGGCACGCACGGCGGCGGCGTCCTGCTCCACGAACAGGCAGCTTGCCGCGCCGCGACTGAGCGCCTCCAGCCCCAGCGCGCCGCTGCCAGCGAACATGTCCGCGACCTTCAGCCCTTCGAAGGAGCCGAGCCGGCTGGTGAGCATGGAGAACAGCGTTTCGCGCGTGCGATCCGCCGTCGGGCGCGTGGCATCGCCTGCAGGTGCGCGTAGCTGTCGGCGCTTCCATTCGCCCGCGATGATCCTCACTGGCCGCGCCCCTGCTTCAGCGAGGAGCGGAAGCGTTCGACGTCTTCCTTGCGGATTTCCTGGGCCGCGCCGCGCGGCAGGTCTGCAAGGCCGAAGGGGCCGTAGGCGGTGCGGATCAGGCGGTTCACCTTGAGGCCGAAGTGTTCGAGCACACGGCGGACTTCGCGGTTCTTGCCTTCGGTCAGCGTCAGTTCGATCCACTGGTTCTGGCCGGTGCGCCGTTCCAGGTTGGCGTCGATTCGGTCGTACCGCATGCCGTCGATCTCCACGCCTTCGATCAGCGTTTCCAGCTGTTCCTGCGTGATCTCGCCGAAGGTGCGCGCGCGATAGGTGCGCGGGATTTCGGAGGAAGGCAGTTCCAGCAGCCGCTTGAACTCGCCGTCGTTGGTCAGCAGCAACAGGCCCTCGGTATTCATGTCCAGCCGACCGACCGGCATCAGGCGCGGCGTGCCCTTGGGCAAGGCGTTGCGCAGCGCGGTGTAGATCGTCGGGCGACCGGAAAAATCGCGCTCTGCCGTCAGTAGGCCGGTGGGCTTGTGGAAGGCGAACAAGCGGGTTCGCTCGGGCTTGGCGACGGGCTTGCCGTCCACCGTCACGCCCTTGAGGCTGGTGAGGAAGGTGGCCGGCGTGGTCACCAGCTCGTCCCCGATCTTGATCCGCTTGTCGGCGATCATGCGCTCAACCTCGCGGCGGCTGGCGACACCTGCGCGGGCAAGCAATTTGGCGATGCGGTCGCCTTCGGGACGTTCATCATTCGACATTTTGCGCGCCATAGGCGTTGAGAGGCCGTTCATCCAGCCTTCCAATGCAATGGATTACGGCTAGACGGGTAGAGAGGCACTGAAAGAGGGCA is a genomic window of Aurantiacibacter sp. MUD11 containing:
- a CDS encoding FAD-binding oxidoreductase, which translates into the protein MDTTQKFLDAAAALLGERGFTTDTDLVTPWLTDWRGRFTGKALGLASPASTQEVSALVKLCGEFGVPIVPQGGNSGMSGGATPDETGKAIVLSLRRMDAVRSFDVDARQITCEAGVILQTLHDTVEAKDLRFPLTLGGKGSATVGGLISTNAGGTQVLRHGSMRAQVLGLEAVMADGTVFDSLRPLKKDNRGFDLKQLLIGSEGTLGIVTAATLRLLPALADRAVLWAGLGDIRDARKLLLHAEKVAGDALEGFEVMPRHSLEAVLAHSPRARAPLQDGHEWNALIELTADAGNADGLPALAQKLLESAFEAGLVADATIAANETQAEEFWALRDEIAPAERAIGPAMQHDISVPVQDMAEFVAAAVPKVEAAFPGTRAVAFGHLGDGNVHFHVLAPSEATPGEWEENDGKAISAFVHDEVTAWNGSISAEHGIGQLKRDELGRLGDPAQLAIMRQVKQALDPAGLLNPGKLVPLETSGETL
- a CDS encoding DEAD/DEAH box helicase, which gives rise to MTTFADLGLSPELLKAVEAAGYTEPTPIQAEAIPAVLMMKDMIGIAQTGTGKTASFVLPMIDVLASGRRRALMPRSLILEPTRELAAQVAENFEKYGKNHDLKMALLIGGVQMGDQVKALNEGVDVLIATPGRLMDLFERGKIMLSACELVVIDEADRMLDMGFIPDIEFICDKLPDQRQTLLFSATMPPPIEKLAKKFLDNPKRIEVSRAASTNENITAFKIPVKTREKRETLRWLLRNDLVETAIIFANRKTTVRELNQSLQRHGFASGEIHGDIDQNQRNKELQRFKDGEINILVASDVAARGLDIKGVSHVFNFDTPWHPDDYVHRIGRTGRAGAKGRAFTFVAPEDAEAIENVEKLTGAEIPVFGKKDVRVELPKAQPKQDKRDDDEADEREEKPKRSRSKRSEEPREERKPRREKREDRPRREKRDEPRQSRRRDQDDDPVPAGEWNGPKPDFLGVGFD
- a CDS encoding OmpA family protein, with the protein product MRFMSTKPAALALCAALAMPATAGLSAQELEATSANPPINVVGSLPADLSGLEVGPELDGFISARTGRQVQVTGTDGSTQQVFIADTTDIKARGGFLGLGRTELGAEALLNGLPVTVKTVHWEGGLVASEIRFSNEDLETATMIRSGTNQRFAANEAMIDENADNIEINAAATEALRGRVANIDQYNIRGTTNVYFDTGRHNLSPAAQRELCAAAAEAEQMDNALLLVVGYTDDVGDYDYNQQLSERRAGGVVNYLQQQCGWAPWRMLTPTGMAEADPAADNTTAAGRAQNRRVSVNILVSKAVDGV
- a CDS encoding ATP-dependent helicase, giving the protein MPAATTPEWLSHLNAPQREAVLTTEGPVLMLAGAGTGKTAALTHRLAHIVRERLAWPSEILCVTFTNKAAREMRERVARLTGGALEGMPWLGTFHSICAKMLRRHAELVGLQSNFTIIDTDDQLRLLKTLIRDNDLDEKRWPPRQLAGLIDSWKNRGLNPGDLTAVDNESYANGRGQEMYRIYQERLKSLNACDFGDLLLHMLNILRQHADVLKAYQSRFKYILVDEYQDTNAVQYLWLRLLAQERKNICVVGDDDQSIYSWRGAEVANILRFDKDFPKAKVVRLEQNYRSTPQILAAASGLIESNSQRLGKTLWTELPEGPKVRVVGVWDAPEEARRVGEEIERLEREGLSLEQVAILVRAQYQTREFEDRFIQIGLNYRIIGGFRFYERAEIRDALAYLRVIEQPADDLAFERIYNQPKRGLGSKTLEKMHQHARRTGQPLAAAALELADSDELPARARNTIAALMKQFVDWREMSEAVTPADLLRAVLEESGYDAMLKADRSAESAGRADNLVELARAMEDYETLGDFLEHVSLVMDNDANDGEEKVTIMTMHAAKGLEFDHVFLPGWEEGVFPSQRSLDEGGLASLEEERRLAYVAITRARRRCTILHAANRRIYGQWTSSIPSRFIEELPEEHIEQETSMTGGKSLWQANWSESEDPFAHVSRDRPERSQARGPGWQRALATGYETKQVRLKEPGRSAASFAAKPRTDIELGARVFHEKFGYGEVIGQEGNKLEIDFDKAGTKRVIDSFVKLA
- the rsmD gene encoding 16S rRNA (guanine(966)-N(2))-methyltransferase RsmD, translating into MRIIAGEWKRRQLRAPAGDATRPTADRTRETLFSMLTSRLGSFEGLKVADMFAGSGALGLEALSRGAASCLFVEQDAAAVRALRQNIASLRAQQRCDVQVTSVMSVGPAKAPLDLIMLDPPYGTNAGAVAIDRLNRLGWIGPATWVALEVGAKDDVQLKALEIETERKTGPAKLVLARLPET
- a CDS encoding pseudouridine synthase is translated as MSNDERPEGDRIAKLLARAGVASRREVERMIADKRIKIGDELVTTPATFLTSLKGVTVDGKPVAKPERTRLFAFHKPTGLLTAERDFSGRPTIYTALRNALPKGTPRLMPVGRLDMNTEGLLLLTNDGEFKRLLELPSSEIPRTYRARTFGEITQEQLETLIEGVEIDGMRYDRIDANLERRTGQNQWIELTLTEGKNREVRRVLEHFGLKVNRLIRTAYGPFGLADLPRGAAQEIRKEDVERFRSSLKQGRGQ